In Bacteroidia bacterium, the genomic window TTTTTTACCAAAGAATCTTTCTACTTCTTGTTGAATACGAGGAATGCGAGTAGAACCGCCTACAAGGATAACTTCGTCTATATCTTCGGGTCTTAACCCTGCATCTTCTAAGGCTTTGCGGCAAGGTTCAATAGTTCTTTTGACAAGGTGTTCAGTGAGCTGTTCAAATTTAGCACGAGTAAGTGTAGTTACTAAGTTTTTAGGTACTCCATCTACGGGAATTAAGTAAGGTAGCATAATTTGATATTGAGTGCTAGTAGAGAGTTCTTTTTTAGCTTTTTCAGCTTCATCGCGTAGACGTTGAAGTGCCATAGGGTCTTTGCGAGGGTCTACTTTGGGGTTATCTTTCATGAACTCTTCTGCCATCCAGTCAATAATGACCTTATCAAAATCATCACCTCCGAGATGTGTATCGCCATTAGTAGCTTTAACCTCAAATACTCCTGAACCTAACTCTAAAATAGATATATCAAACGTACCACCTCCTAAGTCATATACTGCAATTTTGAGGTCTTTATCTCGTTTATCTAGTCCAAAAGCTAGAGCTGCTGCGGTAGGTTCGTTTACAATGCGCCTTACATTTAGCCCTGCTATTTGACCTGCTTCAATAGTAGCTTGGCGTTGCGCATCGTTGAAATAAGCAGGGACAGTAATTACAGCATCTTTGACCTCATGACCCAAGTACTCTTCCGCAGTTCTTTTCATTTTTTGTAAAATCATTGCGGAGATTTCTTGGGGAGTGTATTGCCTATCACCAATTTGTACGCGAGGAGTGTTGTTGCTACCTCTTACTACTTTGTAAGGAACATTTTTTATCTCTTCAAGTACTTCGTCATAAAATCTACCCATGAAACGCTTTATGGAATAGATAGTCGTTTCTGGGTACATTATAGCTTGTCTTTTGGCAGATTCACCTACTTTACGTTCACCATTACCATTGTTTGTGAAAGATACTACTGAAGGCGTAGTAGGCCAGCCTTCCTCATTGATGATTACTACGGGCTTGTTGTTTTCTACGACAGCCACGCAGGAGTTTGTGGTCCCTAAATCAATACCGATAATTTTGCTCATAGTACCTATCCTTTCTTTTAATTAAAATTTGCAAAGATGAAAATTATGTTTATTTAACTTGTCTTTCTACCAATTCGATTTCCTCAATAACAGGCATTTTGTTTTCATCTTTGCCGACCACAATTCTCTCTACTAAGTAGCCGCCATCTCTGCCATCTTCATATTTGAGTTTAATTTTTACAGTGTATACTCTACCGAAGCGAGCGCCTAAACTTTTATCAGTGTTGGTGCCATCGTTCATTTCGTAATCAACCATTTTAGGGTCGTTGATGAAGAAAAGTTTTTCTCTTAACACTGCTTCGTTGAGTTGAGTACCCCTATTCTTATCGTAGGGGTTTTCTATGGGAGTGTAGCGTTGTAAAAATTTTTTACTCAAACAAGGAGTTTTGTTTCTACCGTTTACAATAGTATTGAAATCTTGATTCAAGCGAAGTGTCATAAATTCTTTAATTAGCGTTTCTGCTTCTTGCTTACTTACATCAGGTTTTTTGATATCCCCGCAAGCGGCTATTAGAACTAGTGCGGGTAGTACAATAGTACTGAAAATGTACCTATACATGGTGGTTAAAGTTTTTAAGATTGTGGGGGCAAAGTTAAATGCCTTATTGAGTTTTTCAAATTTTTTTCTGAATTTTCTACTCAATCACAATAGTTGTTTCTTTATCTTTTTCTATTTCTAATTTTTGTAAGGTAATATACAGTACTCCTTCTTCAAATTTGGCTTTTATATTTTGGGGGTTTATATTTTCGCCTATTTTGAAAGTGCGTTTGAAATCACCTTGCTGGCGTTCTACTTGAATTAGTTTTTCATGCTCGTATGATTTTCTTTGCTTTTTACCTTGTATGACAATCTGTCCATCCTCTAGTGTAAGTTTTATGTCTTCTTTTCTTACACCAGGGAGTTCTACTTCAATGACATAACTGTCAGGAAGCGATACAATATTTGCGTTTATATCTATTGTTTTCTCAAAATAAAATTCTTTTTGAATTTCATTAAAAAACTTGTTGAATTTTTCGTTAATTTGCTGAAAAGAATAATTTTTCATGCCTATACTCTATCAATCAATATGCCATAAAAAAAGCATGACAAAATGTCATGCTTTTGGTCTTATATTTCGTAATCAGATTTTTGCTTATTTTCCCCAGCTGTGCTTTGATGATGCTGTTGGGAGTGGTTGCCGTGAGTATGTTGGCTTCTGTGTCTGCGAGGGTAAGTAGGTCTGTTATTTGATTGCATCTTTTTACTTAGGATACTAGTGAGGGTAGAGATTTGTCGGGCTACAATTTCGTATTCTGATACGAGTTCCTGTAATTCAGCTTCTGTAGCCATGTTTAATGCAGGTAGAATTTGCAAGGTCATATCTATTTCAGATACAATGTGTCTTGCTGTCTTTAAGCAAGCTACGTACTCTGGTAGTACGCCTCTGAGAAACCCCTCACTAATAAGTGCAGGAATTTGCAGCGACTTTTCGATAAGGTTTTTGATAATGTGGCTTCTTTGAGCTAGCTCTGTATTTTCGTACTTATTTGCCACTTGGGTAGCTAAGCGAAATGCTCTTTGCCAAACCTCTAAATCTTTGTAGTGTTCTATTCTTGTTTTCATATTTTATGTGTTTGTTTATGTTTATTCTTTTATGAATGTAACGGCAATATTAGAAATTTTGTTTCAATAGTAGAAAAAAATTTAAGGAATTTCTAATCTGTCCAACCTTGTTCGCCTAGGAGAGGCACGAATCTAAAAGTATCTAAATGGGTTACTTCAATCTTTTTATCAGAAACTTTTCTTACCAAAGTCATTACTTGAACTTCTTTACTTCCTACAGGAATAATCATCAATCCATCAACTTTGAGCTGGTCTACTAAATTTTGGGGAATATCAGGTGAACCTGCGGTTACAATAATTTTATCAAAAGGAGCATGTTCCGCCCATCCCAATGTACCATCTCCAAGTTTGCAGTAGATATCCATACCAAATGTACTCAGCAGTGCAGCAGCTTGTTCATACAGTATTGGAATACGTTCAATAGTATAAACTTTAGCCCCCAGTGCAGCCAAGATTACTGATTGATATCCCGAACCTGTGCCTATTTCTAGTACTTTATCTCCTTTTTGAACCTTCAAGTACTGTGTTTGATAAGCTACAGTATAAGGTTGCGAAATAGTTTGTCGTGCCAAAGTAGGCAAAGCTTGATCTTGGTAGCAGAGTTCCTCCAATCCCGGTGTAACAAAATAGTGCCGAGGCACATTTTCTATAGCTTGTAAAACTCTTTCGTCTTGGATACCTTTTCTTCTCAACTCTTCAACTAATTGTCTTCTTAGACCTTTCAGTTTATAGGTATCTTCGCGTGGCATATCTTACTTGTTTTCTTCTCTTTTTATAGGATGTTTGAGATGAAATTGCAAAGCCTCCTCTACTGCTGCGGTAATTTCATCAATTTTTGGGTTAGGCTTAAAGTCAGGATTAACATCTGCGTAATACACATGCCTTTCCTTACCTTCTTTACCCCCTCTACCAATCACATAAACAGCCGTAAAGGTAATTGTGTAATCCTTTTCACCTGCGTATCTGTGTAACATATTAGAGTCTTCCACAGGAATAGTTCCGTCAGCTGTATTATAACTGATAGAAGTTTTATAGGCATCCATAATTAGATGGCTTCTATCGTGAATCATTGGAAATTCTATACCTAGATTCTTAGCTATTTGGTCAATTGTTTCAGGTAGTTCGGAAGTAATTCCAATAAGATGCACCCCTTTTTCTTTAAGTTTGGGATATAGTTCTTTTTGAATCTGTTTTAACTCGTCTGTACATGGTTTGCACCACTGACCACTGTAAAACACAACTACAGCAGGGGCAGTTTTTAGTTTTGAAGATAGTAAAAAGGGATCCCCATGATTATCTAATGCAATAATGTTAGGTGCAAGCTCACCTTTTAGAATTCCTATTTTTCGCACTTCAGAGTTTGAGTTTTGCCCAAAAACCCAAAGAAAATGTCCTATAATAAATATGCACAAAAAGAAACTTGTTTTATACAGATTCATAAGACTACAAAGGTACATTTTTTTTCATTCTATTGATAGATAGATCTTGTAAGAGTTCAAAAAAAACTTGAATTTCCGCAGCATCCAAGCCAATTTTTTGACCATACTCTTGCTTTTGTTTGAGCGAAAAGTTAAAATATTCAGGATCTTGGTAGGGCATACAAGCCCTTCTTTTTACTTCTCCTATTTTTTCAGCATATTCTAAACGTCGAGATAGTAGTTCCATCATTTTTTTATCTAATTCTAGTACTTTTTCTCTTAGCATATCCAAATCGCTTATACTCATAGTATAAAAGTACAGCATTTTTTTATTTTTTGTAACTTTGTAACAACTAATTTCGTATATAGTATGGTAGATATACCATACTATCAAACACACGTATCAATCTCAATCTCACATGAAACATATTCAAGTACTTATTGTAGAAGATGAACCTGCTATGGCTTTTGTTCTCAATCGCCAAGTAGAGCGTTCAGGCTTTTCAGTCTGTGGAATTGTAAGCTCTTCCGAGGACGCTTTGCGATGTTTTCATACTCACCAACCCCATGTAATACTAATGGACTTCCATATTTTGGGCATGATGAACGGAATTGAAACCGCCCAAGAAATACATAAACATAAACCTATTCCCATTATTATGATGAGCGCTACGCTTAATGACGAAATAGAAAAGATAATAAAGAATACCCCGAATCTTTATTTTTTACCCAAGCCTGCGGAAACTGCTAACCTAGTCCAAATGATAAAGCAATGTTTGTCTCTTTGCTGATTAAGTTTAATCTTACTAAATCCAACAATACAAAAAGTACCTCTTTATCTCTCACCAATTCTTGAATTTATTCTTCCCCTTATTATTAAAGTTGTTTTTGAATTTTTTCTTCTTCTTTTTCTTTCTATTTCTTTCATTTTCGCGGGCTTTGATAAATCGATTCATGTCTAACTCTTGCTCACGTATATCAATTTTTCCCTTGGATATTTCGTAAATGTGTTGGGCAATAACGCTATCACTCAAAGTGTGGTCTTTGCTCCATTGCTTATGATTAAGTTTCATTACATTAGCAATAACCATGATCTGTGCCGCTTTGAGTTCTTCATCTTCGGTTTCAATAGCTTTCTGTATCATTTCTTGTACAATACTTCCGTACTGCTTAAACATAGCAGCGTTCTGGTTAGGATAAGGTAAAGGTTGGTAGCATTTAACATAACAAGGCTGCTTGTGTTCAGGTAACGGATAGGGGACATCCACATCTAACTTGTAATCGCTCATTTGCATCAGATGCAGCCATAACTTAGGTAATAGGTCATCTTTACTGATTCCGCCATTACCACTACTCAAAGTGATGTTCATCATAATACGAATAATCTCTTTTGCTGCAAGGTTACGCTCCTCTTTGGTAGGTAAGTGAATAGCTGCATCTACCATTTTTTGAACATTTCTGCCATATTCCTTGAATAGCAAGGGCTTTTCATTTAAATACTCATCTATCATACTTATTAGTTATTTAACCCATTTAGTTTTTATTCTAAATGTGAAAGTAAATCCATTAGTTTTCAAATCCAATTAACTCAAAAACAGCTTTTTCAAACAGTTTATCGTGTAATACCCAGTTTTTTCTTGACTAGTTCGGTGATATTAAATTCCTCTGGACCATACAACAAAATTGGCGAAGTTCCTGAACCTGCGTCTGTGTTGAAGATATAAGTATAGTCATTTTCTACTGCCACTTCTTTGATTACTTTATCTAATTTTTCATACAAAGGCTGCATGAGCTCCTGATTTTTTTTAATAAGCTCTTCTTCCATTTGACTTTCTGCCTTGAGCAATTCTTGCTGCTCTTTGAGCAGCTCTTCTTCTTTTTGTTTTTTAGCAGCTTCGTTCATTGTGGACATCTTAGCTTGATATTCTTTTACCTTGTTCTCATACGCAGCTAATTGTTCTTTGAGCTTATTTTCTAACTGTAAACGATATGTAGCATAATCTTTTTCTACTATTTTTAGTTCAGGCATGAGCTGAATAAGGTACTCTACGTTAGTATAGCCTATTTTAAGAGGCTTAAACTGTGCATAAACAGTACAAAAACAAAATAATAAAGTACTAATAACCAAATGTTTGAACATAATTCAATTAACCTTACTTGCTAATTCCTAATTTTTTCTTTACCAAATCAGTAATATTTCCCTCATCAGGTCCATGTAAAAGAATAGGTGTAGTACCTGCACCTGCATCAGAATTGAATATATATGTATAACCGTTTTCTTGGGCTACTTCTTTTATAGCCTTGTCTACCTTGTCTAATATAGGTTGTAGCAGAGCTTGTTGTTTTTGAGCTAATTGACTTTCGGAGCTTTTTTCTAACTTACCCAGCTCTTCTTGCATAATAAGCAAGTCTTTTTCTTTTTGGAGTTTAGTAGGTCCTGATATAGTTCCTGCCTTTACACCCTCAGAATAACTCTTTAATGCGTTTTCATAAGCTTCATATTTAGCCTTCAAAGTTGCCTCTAGTTCTTGTTTGTATTTAATCAAGTCCTCTTCTACTTTTTTAGCCTCAGGCATTAAACTTACTATGTAATCCACGTTTGTATAACCTATTTTTAAGGGTTTTATGGGCTGGGCAGCTGCAGCAAAGATAGTTACACTTACTACCACAAGAGCTACAATTTGTTTGTTCATAATAACCTAAACGCAAAACTACTATGTTTTTCTATATTTGCAAAAAAGAATTTGAAAATACAACACTGCGTTTTGCAAAATCTTAATGTACAAAAGTTGATTAAAAAAACAAAAGAACATACCTTTGCAATAAACATGCTAAGACTTTTGATGTAATACTATGCGTCTATTCACATAAAAAACTATGCTCAAAAAATTATCTGCTACTAATGCCGTAGTACTATTCTCAGTTATTGTAGGGATAGCCAATGGAGTAGCTGTTCACCTTATTGGGAAAATGAATGTATTTTTTTCTATTCTATCTGCAATTTTAGTAGCAGGGCTGAACAGTGCAGTATTGTTGTTTTTGTTAGAATTCTTTTTTTACAGGCGCATACGAAGAATATACAAAAATATAGCTGCCCTAAAAGCCAATCAATTTGAGCGTATTGCTTATCCTGAAACAAAAGTTACTCAAAATGATCCACTTGAAAACATCAACTATGAAATAATAGAACTAGCAAATAAAAGCCGTGAAGAGATAAAAAAACTCAAAGACCTGGAACAATATCGTAAGGAGTTTATTGCAAATGTATCCCATGAGCTTAAAACCCCGATATTTGCTGTACAAGGTTATATTGATACCTTATTAGAAGGTGCAATTGATGACGCTAAATTTAACCGCATCTTTTTACAAAAAGCCATGAATAATGCTGAAAGGTTAGTTACTTTAGTTCAAGACCTAATGGCTATCTCTCAGTTAGAAACAGGACAGTTGCAAATGGAAATGAAACCTTTTTTAATTCATGATTTAGTAGCTGAAACGATAGAAAGTTTAGATCTCCAAGCTAAAAGTAAAAAAATTACTCTACAAATGGTTAACCCTGATGCGGTCCGTAAAACGTATGTAATTGCGGATAAAGAAAGAATAAGGCAAGTTTTTGTTAATCTGATTTCTAATTCCATACGATACGGAAAAGAAGGGGGAACAACTAATATCTATTTTAACGTATCTACTCGTAAAGTTAAAATTAGTATAGAAGATAACGGAATTGGTATAGCTGCTGAACATCTACCCCGTATTTTTGAACGCTTTTATAGAGTAGACAAAAGCCGCTCACGCGAAGGCGGAGGTACAGGTTTAGGTCTTTCTATCGTTAAGCATATCTTAGAAGCCCATAACGAACCTATAGAAGTATATAGCGAACCCAACGTAGGAACTACTTTTTCATTTTCTCTAGATATATACTCTTCTCCACTTACTCATAACTCTTAATTAAAATACATGCGCCGTGTACTAATTTTTACGTATTATTGAACTGTTTTCATCTTATTTTTCATTTTATCTGCAACTTATATAGAGAAACATGAATCCTATTGGTTTATTTTTCAAATACATGGGCTTGTATCGCAAACATGTCATATACGTTTTGATTTATAGCCTAGTCAATGGAGTTATTACCCTAATTATTCCATTTTCTACCCAGTTGCTTATTACATACATCAGCACAGGTGTATTATTTGCTTCCTGGTATGTGCTAGTAGTCTTGTTAGGTA contains:
- the dnaK gene encoding molecular chaperone DnaK — translated: MSKIIGIDLGTTNSCVAVVENNKPVVIINEEGWPTTPSVVSFTNNGNGERKVGESAKRQAIMYPETTIYSIKRFMGRFYDEVLEEIKNVPYKVVRGSNNTPRVQIGDRQYTPQEISAMILQKMKRTAEEYLGHEVKDAVITVPAYFNDAQRQATIEAGQIAGLNVRRIVNEPTAAALAFGLDKRDKDLKIAVYDLGGGTFDISILELGSGVFEVKATNGDTHLGGDDFDKVIIDWMAEEFMKDNPKVDPRKDPMALQRLRDEAEKAKKELSTSTQYQIMLPYLIPVDGVPKNLVTTLTRAKFEQLTEHLVKRTIEPCRKALEDAGLRPEDIDEVILVGGSTRIPRIQQEVERFFGKKPNKSVNPDEAVALGAAIQGAILNKEIQGMVLLDVTPLSLGIETLGGVMTKIIEAQTTIPVSKSEIFTTAADNQSSVEIHVLQGERPLAIQNRSLGRFYLDGIPPAPKGVPKIRVKFDIDANGVLNVTATDEGTGKEQKIRIEASSGLTKEEIERMKNEAKANEEEDRRIRQEIEKMNQADNLIYNTEKQLNEYKDKISEANRKAIEAALNELKEAHKTRNIPGIDAATAKLNQAWQAASMEIYNAAQQQNNTQQQSTASSNNKNDSNITDADYEEIK
- a CDS encoding Hsp20/alpha crystallin family protein produces the protein MKNYSFQQINEKFNKFFNEIQKEFYFEKTIDINANIVSLPDSYVIEVELPGVRKEDIKLTLEDGQIVIQGKKQRKSYEHEKLIQVERQQGDFKRTFKIGENINPQNIKAKFEEGVLYITLQKLEIEKDKETTIVIE
- a CDS encoding four helix bundle protein — protein: MKTRIEHYKDLEVWQRAFRLATQVANKYENTELAQRSHIIKNLIEKSLQIPALISEGFLRGVLPEYVACLKTARHIVSEIDMTLQILPALNMATEAELQELVSEYEIVARQISTLTSILSKKMQSNNRPTYPRRHRSQHTHGNHSQQHHQSTAGENKQKSDYEI
- a CDS encoding protein-L-isoaspartate(D-aspartate) O-methyltransferase, with translation MPREDTYKLKGLRRQLVEELRRKGIQDERVLQAIENVPRHYFVTPGLEELCYQDQALPTLARQTISQPYTVAYQTQYLKVQKGDKVLEIGTGSGYQSVILAALGAKVYTIERIPILYEQAAALLSTFGMDIYCKLGDGTLGWAEHAPFDKIIVTAGSPDIPQNLVDQLKVDGLMIIPVGSKEVQVMTLVRKVSDKKIEVTHLDTFRFVPLLGEQGWTD
- a CDS encoding redoxin domain-containing protein, with product MNLYKTSFFLCIFIIGHFLWVFGQNSNSEVRKIGILKGELAPNIIALDNHGDPFLLSSKLKTAPAVVVFYSGQWCKPCTDELKQIQKELYPKLKEKGVHLIGITSELPETIDQIAKNLGIEFPMIHDRSHLIMDAYKTSISYNTADGTIPVEDSNMLHRYAGEKDYTITFTAVYVIGRGGKEGKERHVYYADVNPDFKPNPKIDEITAAVEEALQFHLKHPIKREENK
- a CDS encoding chorismate mutase, which produces MSISDLDMLREKVLELDKKMMELLSRRLEYAEKIGEVKRRACMPYQDPEYFNFSLKQKQEYGQKIGLDAAEIQVFFELLQDLSINRMKKNVPL
- a CDS encoding response regulator, which produces MKHIQVLIVEDEPAMAFVLNRQVERSGFSVCGIVSSSEDALRCFHTHQPHVILMDFHILGMMNGIETAQEIHKHKPIPIIMMSATLNDEIEKIIKNTPNLYFLPKPAETANLVQMIKQCLSLC
- a CDS encoding DUF4290 domain-containing protein, with the protein product MIDEYLNEKPLLFKEYGRNVQKMVDAAIHLPTKEERNLAAKEIIRIMMNITLSSGNGGISKDDLLPKLWLHLMQMSDYKLDVDVPYPLPEHKQPCYVKCYQPLPYPNQNAAMFKQYGSIVQEMIQKAIETEDEELKAAQIMVIANVMKLNHKQWSKDHTLSDSVIAQHIYEISKGKIDIREQELDMNRFIKARENERNRKKKKKKKFKNNFNNKGKNKFKNW
- a CDS encoding OmpH family outer membrane protein, with protein sequence MFKHLVISTLLFCFCTVYAQFKPLKIGYTNVEYLIQLMPELKIVEKDYATYRLQLENKLKEQLAAYENKVKEYQAKMSTMNEAAKKQKEEELLKEQQELLKAESQMEEELIKKNQELMQPLYEKLDKVIKEVAVENDYTYIFNTDAGSGTSPILLYGPEEFNITELVKKKLGITR
- a CDS encoding OmpH family outer membrane protein codes for the protein MNKQIVALVVVSVTIFAAAAQPIKPLKIGYTNVDYIVSLMPEAKKVEEDLIKYKQELEATLKAKYEAYENALKSYSEGVKAGTISGPTKLQKEKDLLIMQEELGKLEKSSESQLAQKQQALLQPILDKVDKAIKEVAQENGYTYIFNSDAGAGTTPILLHGPDEGNITDLVKKKLGISK
- a CDS encoding ATP-binding protein; translated protein: MLKKLSATNAVVLFSVIVGIANGVAVHLIGKMNVFFSILSAILVAGLNSAVLLFLLEFFFYRRIRRIYKNIAALKANQFERIAYPETKVTQNDPLENINYEIIELANKSREEIKKLKDLEQYRKEFIANVSHELKTPIFAVQGYIDTLLEGAIDDAKFNRIFLQKAMNNAERLVTLVQDLMAISQLETGQLQMEMKPFLIHDLVAETIESLDLQAKSKKITLQMVNPDAVRKTYVIADKERIRQVFVNLISNSIRYGKEGGTTNIYFNVSTRKVKISIEDNGIGIAAEHLPRIFERFYRVDKSRSREGGGTGLGLSIVKHILEAHNEPIEVYSEPNVGTTFSFSLDIYSSPLTHNS